The Ischnura elegans chromosome 9, ioIscEleg1.1, whole genome shotgun sequence genome includes the window TCATGCTGTAAAATATGCAACTCCGttgtaaaatttttgttcaatctAATTGTCGAATgttgtatttttcctttattgTGCCTTCATTTATGTGACACTGCCTTCCCCTtgtaattagaagaaaaaacaattttttccttgatcCCACATTTACTTTGGGCTGACAGACCGACTACTCACTTACACTCACtatcattaaaaattgacgcaggtcatggaatttttctaagaattaaaTGTGGCTCAATTTATTATCTGTCAATTTTACTGATGATTTTCTTTGCGCTAAttgtattttctattaaaaaactgaaatgtaagatttttaaaaattttcatgttacatgcattcctacagtatcatttatatttaacaGCAACCATTGTGCTGGTAATTGTCAAATCATTGTATGAATTAagacataaaaatcaaaattatacacgtACAGCTTCCTTTttttgactctttaaaaatcaaacatatagatcacattttgatttaaatcacctgattttttgaaataaaaatcgagtgatttaaatcgtgatttacatcatgatttaaatcgaagtgatttaaatcaatcaaccctgatgGCGACTcctatttattgcttattttcttaatttaaaataatgtatcgATATACTATTAAATAGATTTCCGACCACAAATGTTtcgggtgaacgagacgagatacgacaaaaagtcatcgactcgaaaaattgtcgaaacacttaattttctatttatacctatctattcgtttaaaatttaataggAAGACTTGTTTAAAcaaatggccaccaaaattcgATGGCGTcgctgcgatcattaaaagaGATAAGAATGATTGAAtatcataacaacaaatttgtttttgCAATAAAAAGAAGCAGAAGAGAAAtaggaaaagtgaaaaagaagAAGGAGATAAAATGGAAAGATAAGAAAGATAAGAGGTACGAAATTCACAACTGTGGCGAGTCAAACAGGAAGTACAACGCACCGACGCTGATCAGCGCGGGCAACCAGGCGAGCCCGGTCAACGCGGCGAGGCTGCCGCATCGAACCAAAAGCAGTATATCCAGCGTATATAAGACCAGCGGAGAAGCCACCGCGAGAGGCAGAAATATATGAGAAGGTGCTAGCAGAACGCTGTGCTAGAGAGAACTGCCACCTCAAGTGTAAAccgatttttgtacataataaaaatcgtacattggaagAGTATTGTTTGCTTGCAACATAGCCTGGCAGCCGACCTTTacattggtgaccccgacgtgatgcCGGACCCTGGGACTGCTATTGGAGCCGAATCAGCCCCCGCAGGAAGCATGCTGGACCGAGTCGCCGTTCGAGTCCCACCTTTTTGGCCTGAAAAACCAGCCCTGTGGTTTGCGCAACTGGAGGGACAATTCCGACTGCGCGGGATCACGCAAGACGACACGAAATTTTGGTATGTTGTCTCACACCTAGAGAATAGATACGCCCTAGAAGTGGAGGATATCATTACCGATCCGCCCTCCAAGGGAAAGTACGATAGGGTAAAATCTGAACTCATTCGAAGACTTTCGGCCTCGCAAGAGCAAAGAATCCGACAATTGTTAGAGCGCGAGGAGATGGGGGACCGGACACCTTCACAATTTTTGAGGCAATTACGGACCAC containing:
- the LOC124165873 gene encoding uncharacterized protein LOC124165873 produces the protein MPDPGTAIGAESAPAGSMLDRVAVRVPPFWPEKPALWFAQLEGQFRLRGITQDDTKFWYVVSHLENRYALEVEDIITDPPSKGKYDRVKSELIRRLSASQEQRIRQLLEREEMGDRTPSQFLRQLRTTAGPAVPNTFLKTLWLGRLPASMQAILAT